In the genome of Armatimonadota bacterium, one region contains:
- a CDS encoding VCBS repeat-containing protein has protein sequence MANCSRQTTGGQLSRRTMRYAAGPVVSVLLLVLVCGLACAGRLEKVLERGPFPHLKGAVLRQVTGNATAGAWSEPAPGDWDGDGDIDIIAGSGYGDLLYFERRADGFLSEPVQMLPERFSLIYEPPAVDPVSPQVVDWDGDGAPDILIGMRSRIYLCRRQGIGLAPPQELLCGPESVGDAVRRLTGSRGHLAPCAADLDRDGDLDLLLSGEDGTVWYLANEGSASAPKLAAPGKLSVGGQVPAFRTSVRLCIGDWNADGYSDLFLAPSGGGILLSEGSPSGLGPARTFWGSSPETGGKETEETSNLCPSFCNWYGPERGPRLLVGDRRGYFAIIGPAQGGGKLEGFAQGVRPPIDVGRCASPCPVDWDGDGDLDLVVGGEDGFLQLFTRVEVSPPLFAAGKRVAGSLGSLRAAPRGGIPGHLRYAWPCITDADTDGDSDLILGQASGHTTLWTNSSGFGKSQEITVVGQALAMSGMSTVHAMDYDMDGDTDLFIGTRLIPGSVVASQLSPETVLYLENVAGRKAAPRFVKAVRIDASIVHPSREDATRDADILGVTALQPVQWHANGALEYLLTTRFGAFLFQSGAGRNAYPRLELSTPMTGIPAPLVPSSWSSVACRLTGGLPGIVCGLEETGWVAWYDRSQLANGS, from the coding sequence TTGGCGAACTGCAGTAGGCAGACAACCGGCGGCCAACTGTCGCGCCGCACGATGAGGTACGCAGCAGGACCGGTGGTCTCGGTCCTGCTGCTTGTGCTCGTGTGCGGTCTCGCGTGCGCGGGACGGCTCGAGAAGGTGCTTGAGCGCGGCCCCTTCCCGCACCTGAAGGGCGCTGTGCTGCGCCAGGTCACCGGCAATGCCACTGCGGGCGCCTGGTCTGAACCGGCGCCGGGGGACTGGGACGGCGACGGCGACATCGACATTATCGCGGGCAGTGGATATGGCGACCTCTTGTACTTCGAACGCCGCGCTGACGGGTTCCTGTCCGAACCCGTACAGATGCTCCCGGAGCGTTTCTCCCTGATCTACGAGCCGCCGGCGGTGGACCCGGTATCGCCCCAGGTAGTTGATTGGGACGGCGACGGCGCCCCGGATATTCTCATTGGCATGCGTAGCCGGATCTACCTGTGCAGGCGGCAGGGGATCGGACTTGCGCCACCGCAGGAACTCTTATGCGGCCCGGAAAGTGTGGGCGACGCTGTGCGGCGCCTGACTGGATCGCGGGGTCATCTCGCGCCCTGCGCGGCGGACCTCGACCGCGACGGTGACCTGGACCTCCTGCTTTCCGGGGAGGACGGGACAGTCTGGTACTTGGCCAATGAGGGCTCCGCGTCTGCGCCAAAGCTTGCCGCCCCGGGAAAGCTCTCTGTGGGGGGACAGGTACCCGCTTTCCGGACCTCCGTGCGCCTTTGCATCGGTGACTGGAATGCGGATGGCTACTCGGACCTGTTCCTGGCGCCTTCCGGTGGCGGTATTCTGCTGTCTGAGGGGTCTCCGAGCGGCCTCGGTCCGGCTCGGACATTCTGGGGTTCCTCGCCTGAGACCGGGGGCAAGGAGACCGAAGAAACCTCGAACCTGTGCCCATCCTTTTGCAACTGGTACGGCCCCGAACGCGGCCCGCGCCTTCTGGTGGGAGATCGCCGCGGGTACTTCGCGATCATCGGCCCAGCGCAGGGCGGCGGGAAGCTGGAAGGCTTCGCGCAGGGGGTGCGGCCACCCATCGACGTTGGCCGATGCGCATCGCCATGCCCCGTGGACTGGGACGGGGACGGCGACCTGGACCTCGTAGTCGGTGGCGAGGACGGATTCTTACAGCTGTTCACCCGAGTCGAGGTCTCGCCGCCACTTTTCGCCGCAGGAAAGAGGGTCGCGGGGAGTCTGGGCTCTCTGCGCGCCGCTCCACGCGGGGGTATCCCCGGCCACCTGCGCTACGCCTGGCCCTGCATCACGGACGCCGACACCGACGGCGACTCGGATCTGATCCTGGGGCAGGCTTCAGGTCATACCACCCTCTGGACCAACTCCAGCGGCTTTGGCAAGTCTCAGGAGATCACCGTGGTGGGGCAGGCGCTTGCCATGTCGGGCATGAGCACCGTGCATGCGATGGACTATGACATGGATGGAGATACCGACCTGTTCATCGGGACCCGTCTCATACCGGGTTCCGTGGTTGCGTCGCAGCTATCGCCCGAGACTGTCTTGTACCTTGAGAACGTGGCCGGGCGCAAGGCGGCGCCACGCTTCGTAAAAGCGGTTCGCATCGATGCCAGCATTGTCCATCCGTCGCGCGAGGACGCCACGCGCGACGCGGACATCTTGGGTGTCACAGCGCTGCAACCAGTACAATGGCACGCGAACGGAGCGCTGGAATACCTGCTGACCACGCGCTTTGGCGCTTTCTTGTTTCAGTCAGGCGCCGGGCGGAATGCATACCCCAGGCTCGAGCTGTCCACTCCCATGACCGGGATTCCGGCGCCCCTGGTGCCCTCGTCTTGGAGTTCCGTGGCCTGCAGACTTACTGGAGGTCTGCCCGGCATCGTCTGCGGGCTGGAAGAGACCGGCTGGGTTGCCTGGTACGATCGATCTCAGTTGGCGAACGGCAGCTGA
- a CDS encoding rhomboid family intramembrane serine protease: MFPFRDNIPSRTVPLVTQVLIWTNLLVFAWQASMGQQMVEFIRQFGLVPAVVTGQAPPGPLGIILPFFISMFLHGGWFHVLGNVWFLYLFGDNVEDRLGHGRFLWFYVVAGLVAGIVHVLLNPASTVPTVGASGAIAGVLGAYLVMYPRARVATLLWLGFFIDVVELPAVTFLGFWFIVQIIEGLIALPMMDMGGVAWWAHIGGFATGFVFARLLCRECMLERHPVDPRPYQR, from the coding sequence ATGTTCCCGTTCCGCGACAACATCCCATCCCGCACCGTCCCACTGGTCACCCAGGTGCTCATCTGGACGAACCTGCTCGTGTTCGCCTGGCAGGCATCCATGGGGCAACAGATGGTCGAATTCATCCGACAATTTGGCCTTGTGCCCGCGGTGGTTACGGGCCAGGCTCCGCCAGGGCCACTGGGCATTATTCTGCCGTTCTTCATCTCCATGTTCCTGCACGGTGGATGGTTCCACGTTCTGGGCAACGTCTGGTTCCTCTACCTGTTCGGCGACAACGTTGAAGACAGGCTGGGGCACGGTCGGTTCCTGTGGTTCTACGTGGTCGCCGGGCTGGTAGCCGGCATTGTCCACGTGTTGTTGAACCCGGCAAGCACCGTTCCCACCGTCGGCGCCAGCGGCGCAATTGCCGGTGTGCTCGGGGCCTACCTGGTGATGTACCCCCGGGCGCGTGTGGCGACCTTGCTGTGGCTGGGTTTCTTCATCGACGTCGTGGAATTGCCCGCCGTCACGTTTCTCGGCTTCTGGTTCATCGTGCAGATCATCGAGGGCCTGATCGCCTTGCCCATGATGGATATGGGCGGAGTAGCCTGGTGGGCCCACATCGGGGGGTTCGCAACCGGCTTTGTCTTCGCCCGACTTCTCTGCCGCGAGTGCATGCTGGAGCGACATCCCGTCGATCCGCGACCATACCAGCGATAG
- a CDS encoding amidohydrolase, whose protein sequence is MAPQLIIHNACVAICDEANSIVSAVAVWRDRIFAVGSDADILSLAGKGTRVIDLDGRFVCPGFTDCHVHLSGWAVLASGIEVHLDGLNSLEETLARIAAHIPQVQPGAWLRGRGWDRNRWAGCPWPTARDLDAVTGPVPAALPSHDGHSVWANSAALALAGIDRSTPDPEGGRINRLPNGEPSGIFEESAAWMMRAKVPDYTREELVAALKAALPQAAALGITAVHNLEARNSRHAIQVLADEGALPLRITHYVAPESLDALAELGVRNGLGNDWVRFGGVKTFMDGALGSQTAAMLEPYEGSDNRGYTTQSPEELADLVRRANASGIALALHAIGDRAVRLALDAFERCAEYPLGKPRHRLEHAQHVHPDDWARMARLGLIASMQPAHMLADIPTCERQLGARSRWAFALRSLLEAGVTLAFGSDAPVEIIDPLRGFQSALLRQDWDGNPPGGWYPEQRLTATEALRAYTIDAARAGCAERTNGSLTPGKLADFIVVSRNLLGCPPEELAEARVLATCVGGQPTHDPEGLFAG, encoded by the coding sequence GTGGCTCCACAACTGATTATCCACAACGCCTGCGTTGCAATCTGCGATGAGGCCAATTCAATCGTGTCCGCCGTGGCTGTCTGGCGAGACCGCATCTTCGCGGTGGGCAGTGACGCGGACATCCTGAGCCTGGCCGGCAAGGGCACGCGTGTCATCGATCTCGACGGACGCTTCGTCTGCCCGGGGTTCACGGACTGCCACGTTCACCTGTCCGGTTGGGCTGTGCTTGCGAGTGGGATCGAGGTCCATCTGGACGGTCTGAACTCGCTGGAGGAAACTCTGGCGAGGATAGCCGCCCACATTCCCCAGGTGCAGCCTGGCGCGTGGCTGCGGGGCCGGGGCTGGGATCGCAATCGCTGGGCTGGGTGCCCATGGCCCACGGCGCGCGACCTGGATGCAGTCACAGGACCGGTTCCGGCGGCCCTGCCCTCCCACGATGGACACTCGGTCTGGGCCAACTCCGCGGCCTTGGCGCTGGCTGGAATCGACCGCTCCACGCCGGACCCCGAAGGCGGCCGCATCAACCGTCTGCCCAATGGTGAACCCTCAGGTATCTTCGAGGAATCCGCTGCCTGGATGATGCGCGCTAAGGTGCCCGACTACACTCGCGAAGAGCTTGTGGCAGCACTGAAGGCCGCTCTGCCACAGGCCGCCGCGCTGGGCATCACCGCCGTACACAACCTCGAGGCTCGCAACTCACGGCATGCAATCCAGGTCCTTGCCGACGAAGGCGCGCTGCCCCTGCGAATCACCCATTACGTGGCCCCCGAATCCCTGGACGCCCTCGCGGAGCTCGGGGTGCGCAACGGTCTGGGCAATGACTGGGTGCGCTTTGGCGGCGTGAAAACCTTCATGGATGGCGCTCTCGGCTCTCAGACAGCAGCCATGCTGGAGCCGTATGAGGGCAGCGATAATCGCGGGTACACCACCCAGTCGCCCGAAGAACTTGCGGACTTGGTCCGTCGCGCCAATGCCAGCGGGATTGCCCTGGCGCTGCACGCTATCGGCGACCGGGCCGTCCGCCTGGCACTGGACGCTTTCGAGCGTTGCGCCGAATACCCCCTGGGCAAGCCGCGGCACCGTCTGGAGCATGCGCAGCATGTGCACCCGGACGACTGGGCGCGCATGGCTCGGCTGGGTCTGATCGCCTCCATGCAGCCCGCCCACATGCTGGCCGATATCCCCACCTGCGAGCGCCAGTTGGGGGCGCGCAGCCGCTGGGCCTTCGCCCTGCGCTCGTTGCTGGAGGCGGGCGTCACGCTTGCCTTCGGCTCCGACGCACCCGTGGAGATCATCGATCCGCTGCGCGGGTTCCAGTCCGCGCTACTGCGGCAGGACTGGGACGGCAACCCGCCCGGTGGCTGGTATCCGGAGCAACGCCTGACAGCGACTGAAGCACTGCGGGCTTACACCATCGACGCCGCACGAGCGGGATGCGCGGAGCGGACAAACGGCTCCCTGACGCCCGGCAAACTCGCGGATTTCATCGTCGTGTCCCGAAATCTGCTGGGATGTCCCCCGGAGGAGCTGGCGGAGGCGCGCGTTCTCGCCA